In a single window of the Coffea eugenioides isolate CCC68of chromosome 3, Ceug_1.0, whole genome shotgun sequence genome:
- the LOC113766949 gene encoding 2-alkenal reductase (NADP(+)-dependent)-like, with protein MAEEEVAENKQVILKHYVSGFPKESDMEIRTTKTQLKLPEGCSGAILVKNLYLSCDPYMRNRMRKMEGSYIESFTPGSPIGGYGVAEVLDSTHPNFNKGDLVWGRTTWEDRSIITSTESLAKIQHTDVPLSYYTGILGMPGMTAYAGFFEVCSPKKGERVFISAASGAVGQLVGQFAKLFGCYVVGSAGSKEKVDLLKNKFGFDKAFNYKEEADLNAALKRYFPDGIDIYFDNVGGKMLDAVLLHMTLHSRIAACGMISQYNLEQPEGVRNLMCLITKRIRMEGFLVFDYYHLYPKFLEMIIPQIKEGKITYVEDIAEGLENAPRALIGLFSGCNIGKQVVAVTRG; from the exons ATGGCGGAAGAAGAAGTAGCGGAGAACAAGCAGGTGATACTGAAGCACTATGTCAGTGGTTTTCCAAAAGAGAGTGATATGGAAATCAGAACCACCAAAACCCAGCTGAAGCTCCCGGAAGGTTGTTCGGGGGCAATTTTGGTGAAGAATCTCTACTTGTCTTGTGACCCTTACATGAGAAACCGCATGAGGAAGATGGAAGGCAGCTACATTGAGTCCTTTACTCCTGGCTCC CCTATAGGAGGATATGGAGTGGCTGAAGTTTTGGATTCTACTCATCCAAACTTCAACAAAGGCGATCTGGTTTGGGGAAGGACTACATGGGAAGATCGTAGCATTATCACTTCAACAGAAAGTCTTGCTAAGATTCAGCACACAGATGTGCCTCTGTCCTACTATACAGGCATCCTGG GTATGCCCGGAATGACTGCTTACGCTGGTTTTTTCGAGGTATGCTCTCCTAAGAAAGGAGAACGTGTCTTTATTTCAGCCGCTTCTGGAGCTGTTGGCCAACTTGTTGGGCAATTTGCAAAGTTATTTGGTTGCTATGTTGTTGGAAGTGCTGGAAGCAAAGAAAAG gttgATTTATTGAAGAACAAGTTCGGGTTTGACAAAGCTTTTAACTATAAAGAAGAGGCAGATTTAAATGCAGCTCTTAAAAG GTATTTTCCAGATGGTATTGATATTTACTTCGATAATGTAGGAGGAAAGATGCTTGATGCCGTGCTTCTACACATGACCCTCCACAGCCGCATTGCTGCTTGTGGCATGATTTCACAATATAATCTTGAGCAGCCAGAAGGAGTTCGCAATCTGATGTGCTTGATCACCAAGCGAATTCGAATGGAAGGATTTCTAGTGTTTGATTACTATCATCTCTATCCTAAGTTCCTGGAAATGATTATCCCACAGATAAAAGAAGGGAAGATCACTTATGTGGAAGACATAGCTGAAGGCCTTGAGAATGCCCCGCGTGCTTTGATAGGGCTATTCTCGGGGTGCAACATTGGGAAGCAGGTGGTAGCTGTTACCCGTGGATAG
- the LOC113764554 gene encoding F-box protein SKIP24 has product MGWWMLPDELWRRILELGATSASASASNPPPCRLTYRDLCCLSITCRRLHRLSSEDSLWSSLLLSDFPPPPSNASFNSTSASSSSSSSSSLKALYKIRYERGREQKRLAHRRIILRIESEVAESSRKIREMELHLAQEREKMRITVAELLNLRRVRQASAALKVWQPEVVRGTQKQMVEQCNVPVESRISALEMELRLCKQQIANYDKALKVENRKVDRAKEQLESVKYHPLHDFSRKGNRNDKHGIRRKRSKHA; this is encoded by the exons ATGGGGTGGTGGATGTTGCCGGACGAGCTGTGGAGAAGAATACTCGAGCTTGGAGCCACCTCAGCCTCGGCCTCAGCCTCAAATCCTCCTCCTTGTCGCCTCACCTACAGAGACCTTTGCTGCCTCTCCATCACTTGCAGACGCCTCCACAGACTATCCTCTGAAGATTCTCTCTGGTCGTCTCTGCTCCTCTCCGATTTCCCTCCTCCTCCTTCCAATGCTTCATTTAATTCTACCTCCGCctcgtcttcttcttcttcttcttcttcgttgAAAGCCCTCTACAAAATCAG GTATGAGAGGGGCCGAGAGCAGAAGCGCCTGGCTCATAGAAGAATTATTCTCAGAATTGAAAGCGAAGTAGCTGAGTCCTCCAGAAAGATTCGTGAAATGGAGCTTCACTTAGCTCaggaaagggaaaaaatgagGATAACAGTTGCTGAATTACTCAACTTGCGCAGAGTCAG GCAAGCATCGGCTGCGTTGAAAGTGTGGCAACCAGAGGTAGTTCGAGGTACACAAAAGCAGATGGTTGAGCAATGTAATGTACCTGTCGAGTCTCGGATTAGTGCACTTGAGATGGAGCTCAGGCTTTGCAAGCAACAAATTGCAAATTATGATAAGGCTCTT AAAGTTGAAAATCGGAAGGTTGACAGAGCAAAAGAACAGTTGGAATCAGTAAAATATCACCCTCTGCATGACTTTAGCAGGAAAGGCAACAGGAATGACAAACATGGCATAAGAAGAAAAAGGTCGAAACATGCATGA